A window from Cottoperca gobio unplaced genomic scaffold, fCotGob3.1 fCotGob3_184arrow_ctg1, whole genome shotgun sequence encodes these proteins:
- the LOC115004773 gene encoding uncharacterized protein LOC115004773: MAVPIHSLLFTIDINSLYTNINTVLGLKTVSSIFNQYPDKHRPDSELLQLLSICLNNNDFLFNNNHFLQVSGTAMGQRYAPSYANIYMSEWEREALAKCPHKPSVYLRYLDDIFGIWPHDAALFSEFINILNNHHPSITVTYILNAQQVNFLDTTVFFQQSNNTQNRLLTKVYFKDTDTHALLHKASYHPKHTFKGIIKSQIIRFYRISSKLTDFHTSTQILFRSLTTRGYGKRFLRTIKTTTLSSLAPARSCLPDTQLSSPVSGMTWPPPPTSSKSLSSPSPHSPYPNQGLYPNPNPPPITPNPNSYPYPGVGGHPNRRTINPSTLLQPHSTPMDPQQIIPFVSTFSHRITGLHHTIKQNFLQHPPSSLIISGLESNDRWTTGQRKRAEKVWIERLGTTVPRGLNDT; this comes from the exons ATTCCCTTCTTTTCACCATTGACATAAACAGCCtttatacaaacataaacacagttcTGGGCCTTAAAACAGTATCATCCATTTTTAATCAGTACCCAGATAAACATAGACCGGATTCAGAATTACTCCAACTCCTTAGTatctgtttaaataataatgactttCTTTTCAATAACAATCATTTCCTCCAGGTCAGCGGGACAGCCATGGGTCAGAGATATGCACCATCCTACGCCAATATCTACATGAGCGAGTGGGAGCGAGAAGCACTGGCGAAGTGTCCACACAAACCCTCTGTCTACCTTAGATATCTGGATGATATCTTCGGTATATGGCCTCATGATGCCGCACTTTTTTCAGAATTCATCAACATTCTCAATAACCACCATCCATCCATAACagttacatatatattaaatgcaCAACAGGTTAATTTTTTGGACACTACAGTTTTCTTTCAACAATCAAACAATACACAGAATAGACTACTCACTAAGGTTTACTTTAAggacacagatacacatgcaCTTTTACACAAGGCCAGCTatcatccaaaacacacatttaaaggtaTTATTAAATCACAAATTATTAGATTCTACCGCATTTCATCTAAATTAACAGATTTCCATACATCCACACAAATCCTTTTCCGTAGCCTCACAACCAGAGGTTACGGAAAAAGATTCCTTAGAACAATAAAAACCACCACTTTGTCATCTCTCGCTCCTGCTCGCTCTTGTCTTCCAGATACCCAGTTGTCATCTCCAGTTTCCGGCATGACGTGGCCTCCACCTCCTACTTCCTCAAAATCCCTGTCTTCCCCTTCCCCCCACTCCCCCTACCCGAACCAGGGTCTGTATCCTAATCCTAACCCCCCACCCATCACGCCTAATCCTAATTCTTACCCCTACCCAGGAGTTGGAGGCCATCCCAATCGGCGGACCATCAACCCATCTACACTACTACAACCTCATTCCACCCCCATGGATCCCCAGCAGATTATTCCATTTGTTTCTACTTTTTCCCACAGAATAACCGGACTTCACCATACCATCAAACAAAACTTCCTACAG caccCCCCCAGCAGCCTTATTATATCTGGTCTTGAGTCCAATGAC